The following proteins are encoded in a genomic region of Populus nigra chromosome 16, ddPopNigr1.1, whole genome shotgun sequence:
- the LOC133676231 gene encoding cyclic nucleotide-gated ion channel 1-like, with protein MNQPQEKFVRFQDWKSEKTTEGRYSASNGIYPGKIRTTISSVSEKVQRGLESGSASFRRITKSLKSHSFNSEFASKQKILDPQGPFLQRWNKIFVLSCVIAVSLDPLFFYVPVIDDKKNCLSLDNTMEITASVLRSFTDIFYILHIIFEFRTGFIAPSSRVFGRGVLVEDTWAIAKRYLSSYFLIDILAVLPLPQVVILIIIPKMGGSSYLNTKNLLKFVVIFQYVPRFVRIYPLYKEVTTSGILTETAWAGAAFNLFLYMLASHILGAFWYLFSIERETNCWRKACGKNSGCKPELLFCDSDVVGDVTFLDDHCPIQTPNETIFNFGIFLDALQSGVVLSSMDFPQKFFYCFWWGLQNLSSLGQNLQTSTYVWEICFAVFISISGLVLFSFLIGNMQTYLQSTTTRLEEMRIKRRDAEQWMSHRLLPDNIKERIRRYEQYRWQETRGVDEETLVHNLPKDLRRDIKRHLCLALLMRVPMFEKMDEQLLDAMCDRLKPALYTEESYVVREGDPVDEMLFVMRGKLLTMTTNGGRTGFFNSEYLKAGDFCGEELLTWALDPHSSSNLPISTRTVQTITEVEAFALMADDLKFVASQFRRLHSKQLRHTFRFYSQQWRTWAACFIQAAWRRYSKKKLEESLRQEENRLQDALAKASVSSPSLGATIYASRFAANALRALRRGGNRKSRVPDRVPPMLLQKPAEPDFTAEE; from the exons ATGAATCAACCACAAGAGAAGTTTGTGAG GTTTCAAGATTGGAAATCAGAGAAAACTACTGAAGGTCGGTATTCTGCAAGTAATGGGATATATCCAGGAAAAATTAGAACAACAATAAGCTCAGTTTCGGAGAAGGTTCAAAGAGGATTGGAATCTGGTTCTGCAAGCTTTAGAAGGAttacaaaatcattaaaatcacATTCATTCAACAGTGAGTTTGCTTCCAAGCAGAAAATTCTTGACCCACAGGGGCCTTTCCTTCAAAGGTGGAACAAGATATTCGTATTATCATGCGTGATTGCTGTTTCACTGGATCCTTTGTTTTTCTATGTCCCTGTGATTGATGATAAGAAGAACTGTCTTTCTTTGGACAACACGATGGAGATTACAGCAAGTGTTTTGCGCTCTTTTACGGACATCTTTTATATACTACATATTATCTTTGAATTCCGCACTGGATTCATCGCTCCTTCTTCTCGGGTATTTGGAAGAGGTGTTTTGGTCGAGGATACTTGGGCAATAGCTAAGAGATATCTATCATCATATTTCTTAATTGACATTCTTGCAGTCCTTCCACTCCCACAG GTGgtgattttaattatcattcCGAAAATGGGCGGCTCAAGTTATTTGAATACAAAGAACTTGTTAAAATTTGTTGTTATCTTCCAGTATGTTCCAAGGTTTGTGCGAATCTATCCATTATATAAGGAAGTTACAACTTCTGGCATCCTTACCGAAACTGCATGGGCTGGAGCTGCATTTAATCTGTTTCTGTACATGCTTGCGAGTCAT ATACTTGGAGCCTTTTGGTATTTGTTCTCAATAGAACGAGAAACAAATTGTTGGAGAAAAGCTTGTGGGAAAAATTCTGGATGCAAGCCTGAACTTTTGTTTTGTGATAGCGATGTTGTTGGAGATGTCACATTTCTGGATGATCATTGCCCAATACAAACACCAAACGAAACAATCTTCAATTTTGGAATATTCCTTGATGCCCTTCAGTCTGGTGTTGTTTTGTCGTCCATGGATTTTCCACAGAAGTTCTTTTACTGTTTTTGGTGGGGCCTGCAAAATCTGAG TTCTCTTGGTCAAAATCTTCAAACAAGTACCTATGTTTGGGAAATCTGCTTTGCAGTTTTCATTTCTATCTCCGGCTTGGTACTATTTTCATTTCTCATCGGAAATATGCAG ACATATTTGCAATCCACAACTACAAGATTGGAGGAAATGAGAATCAAAAGACGAGATGCAGAGCAGTGGATGTCCCATCGCTTGCTTCCAGATAATATAAAGGAGCGGATTAGGCGGTATGAGCAATATAGATGGCAAGAAACTAGAGGTGTTGATGAAGAGACCCTTGTCCATAATCTTCCCAAGGACCTTAGAAGAGACATTAAGCGTCACCTCTGCTTGGCTTTGCTCATGAGA GTGCCGATGTTTGAAAAAATGGATGAACAATTACTAGATGCTATGTGTGACCGTCTTAAGCCAGCATTATACACAGAGGAGAGCTATGTTGTTCGTGAGGGTGACCCGGTTGATGAAATGCTCTTTGTTATGCGGGGCAAGCTATTGACCATGACCACCAATGGTGGAAGAACGGGCTTCTTCAACTCTGAATACCTCAAGGCTGGTGACTTTTGTGGAGAGGAACTTCTCACATGGGCTTTAGATCCCCACTCCTCATCTAATCTGCCTATCTCAACTAGAACAGTTCAAACCATTACAGAAGTTGAAGCCTTCGCTCTAATGGCCGATGACTTGAAATTTGTTGCTTCTCAATTCCGGCGGCTCCACAGCAAGCAGCTCCGGCACACTTTCAGGTTTTACTCACAGCAGTGGAGGACATGGGCAGCCTGTTTTATACAGGCTGCATGGCGTCGTTATAGTAAAAAGAAGCTCGAAGAGTCTCTTCGGCAAGAGGAAAATAGACTGCAAGATGCATTAGCCAAGGCTAGTGTGAGCTCACCAAGTTTAGGTGCCACAATATATGCCTCCAGATTTGCTGCTAACGCTTTGCGTGCTCTACGGCGTGGTGGCAATCGCAAGTCAAGGGTACCAGATAGAGTTCCACCAATGCTGCTGCAGAAGCCAGCAGAGCCTGATTTTACTGCTGAAGAATGA
- the LOC133676228 gene encoding probable protein phosphatase 2C 76 isoform X2: MLCNSCIRSVIVQAGIFRKTRLQLGNIERSLNASRSINYKWNRQVFLKSSISMMVDSDSTDTRGPTVDLLKEKQDDGGFVSGWWKSEDGELSCGYSSFRGKRVTMEDFYDVKSTTIDGQRVCMFGIFDGHGGSRAAEYLKEHLFENLLKHPQFMADTKLAISQSYQQTDVDFLDSEKDTYRDDGSTASTAVLVGDHLYVANVGDSRTVISKGGKAIPLSEDHKPNRSDERKRIESAGGVVMWAGTWRVGGVLAMSRAFGNRMLKQFVVAEPDIQELSRESKLPSSVDCKLLKRVY; the protein is encoded by the exons ATGTTATGTAACAGCTGCATAAGGAGTGTGATCGTACAAGCTGGAATTTTTCGCAAAACAAGGTTGCAATTAGGCAACATTGAGAGGAGTTTGAATGCAAGCCGCAGCATAAATTATAAGTGGAATAGACAGGTTTTTTTAAAGAGTAGTATAAGTATGATGGTTGATTCTGATTCTACTGATACAAGGGGACCTACTGTTGATCTTTTGAAGGAGAAACAAGATGATGGTGGATTTGTTAGTGGATGGTGGAAAAG TGAAGACGGGGAATTGAGCTGTGGATATTCAAGTTTCAGGGGAAAGAGAGTTACCATGGAGGATTTCTATGATGTCAAAAGCACCACGATTGATGGGCAAAGAGTCTGCATGTTTGGAATATTTGATG GTCATGGTGGTTCTCGTGCTGCTGAGTATTTGAAGGAGCACCTGTTTGAGAATCTACTGAAGCATCCACAATTTATGGCAGACACCAAATTAGCTATAA GCCAATCATATCAGCAGACTGATGTAGACTTTTTGGACTCTGAAAAGGATACCTACCGTGATGATGGTTCTACTGCTTCAACAGCAGTGCTAGTTGGTGATCATCTTTATGTTGCCAATGTTGGAGATTCACGGACTGTGATTTCAAAGGGTGGAAAAG CGATTCCTCTCTCCGAGGATCATAAACCTAACAGAAGTGATGAGCGGAAGAGAATTGAAAGTGCTGGAGGTGTTGTAATGTGGGCAG GCACTTGGAGAGTAGGAGGTGTATTGGCCATGTCCCGTGCTTTTGGTAACCGCATGTTGAAGCAATTTGTTGTTGCAGAACCTGATATCCAG GAATTATCTCGGGAGAGCAAATTACCTTCCTCAGTTGACTGTAAACTTTTAAAAAGAGTGTATTAG
- the LOC133676228 gene encoding probable protein phosphatase 2C 76 isoform X1: MLCNSCIRSVIVQAGIFRKTRLQLGNIERSLNASRSINYKWNRQVFLKSSISMMVDSDSTDTRGPTVDLLKEKQDDGGFVSGWWKSEDGELSCGYSSFRGKRVTMEDFYDVKSTTIDGQRVCMFGIFDGHGGSRAAEYLKEHLFENLLKHPQFMADTKLAISQSYQQTDVDFLDSEKDTYRDDGSTASTAVLVGDHLYVANVGDSRTVISKGGKAIPLSEDHKPNRSDERKRIESAGGVVMWAGTWRVGGVLAMSRAFGNRMLKQFVVAEPDIQEQKIDQEFELLVLASDGLWDVVPNEDAVSIARTEEEPETAARKLTEAAFTRGSADNITCIVVRFHRDKIDPSNSQQD; the protein is encoded by the exons ATGTTATGTAACAGCTGCATAAGGAGTGTGATCGTACAAGCTGGAATTTTTCGCAAAACAAGGTTGCAATTAGGCAACATTGAGAGGAGTTTGAATGCAAGCCGCAGCATAAATTATAAGTGGAATAGACAGGTTTTTTTAAAGAGTAGTATAAGTATGATGGTTGATTCTGATTCTACTGATACAAGGGGACCTACTGTTGATCTTTTGAAGGAGAAACAAGATGATGGTGGATTTGTTAGTGGATGGTGGAAAAG TGAAGACGGGGAATTGAGCTGTGGATATTCAAGTTTCAGGGGAAAGAGAGTTACCATGGAGGATTTCTATGATGTCAAAAGCACCACGATTGATGGGCAAAGAGTCTGCATGTTTGGAATATTTGATG GTCATGGTGGTTCTCGTGCTGCTGAGTATTTGAAGGAGCACCTGTTTGAGAATCTACTGAAGCATCCACAATTTATGGCAGACACCAAATTAGCTATAA GCCAATCATATCAGCAGACTGATGTAGACTTTTTGGACTCTGAAAAGGATACCTACCGTGATGATGGTTCTACTGCTTCAACAGCAGTGCTAGTTGGTGATCATCTTTATGTTGCCAATGTTGGAGATTCACGGACTGTGATTTCAAAGGGTGGAAAAG CGATTCCTCTCTCCGAGGATCATAAACCTAACAGAAGTGATGAGCGGAAGAGAATTGAAAGTGCTGGAGGTGTTGTAATGTGGGCAG GCACTTGGAGAGTAGGAGGTGTATTGGCCATGTCCCGTGCTTTTGGTAACCGCATGTTGAAGCAATTTGTTGTTGCAGAACCTGATATCCAG GAGCAGAAAATAGATCAAGAATTTGAATTGCTTGTGCTCGCAAGTGATGGACTATGGGATGTGGTACCCAATGAG GATGCTGTTTCCATTGCTAGAACAGAAGAAGAACCTGAGACAGCAGCTAGGAAATTAACCGAGGCTGCTTTTACCCGGGGCAGTGCTGATAACATAACATGCATTGTAGTGAGATTCCACCGTGACAAGATCGATCCATCCAATTCCCAGCAGGATTAG